Below is a genomic region from Leucobacter exalbidus.
GGGCCAGCTCTTCCAAGAGCAGCTCAACATCGGTGTATGTGGCATCGGTGCGAGCGGGCAGCCCGGTGCGCTCGGCGTATGCGCGCACGAATTCTTCCTCGCGGTAGGCCATCGTGGCCTTGCCCATGCCGGTCGAATGCATCGGAATCGCCAGCCCCACGCGCGAACGCATGCGGTACGGCTTCGATGAATCGGTGCGAATGAGATAGACCATCTCATCGCCGGTGACCGCACCAACGTGCACGGTGCAGTCAACATCGGCGACCAGCCGGTCGACGATGGGCTGCGCGAGGGCCGCAATATCGAGCTTGGACAGTGCACGGCCAGCGAGCGTCATGAAGCGACGACCCGCGTGGTACCCGTCGGTGGCATCTCCGGTGATGAACTCTGACTCGACGAGAAAGGCAAGGAGGCGGTGCACTGTCGATTTGGGCAGTTGCGCGGTGTCGACAATGTCGGTGAAGCGTTCGTTTAACAGTGCGGCTTCAAGCACCGCGAGCGTTTTCTGGCCCGCGCTTTGAGCGGCGGGTTTCGCTGTTTCTGGCATCGACATCCTTCCTTGAACTAAGTGGGGGCATTTACAGATTACAGAGCCCCGCCCCTCATCTACCTGCGATGAGGGACAGGGCCCACTTTCATGTGCGCTGTGCGCGCTTAGACCATCTCGCTGATCTGCACGTGATCCATGTCGTCAAACGACTGGTTCTCGCCGGCCATGGCCCACACGAAGGCGTATGCCTGCGTGCCGACACCCGAGTGGATCGACCAGCTGGGCGACATCACGAGCTGCTCAGAAGCGACCATCATATGACGGGTCTCTTCGGGCTCGCCCATGAGGTGAACGACGCGCTCGTTGGCGGGTACATCGAAGTACAGGTAGAACTCGGTGCGGCGCTCGTGTGTGTGCGCGGGCATCGTGTTCCACATGCTGCCGGCCTGCAGGCGGGTGACGCCCATAACGATCTGGCAGCTACGAATGCCGTTCTCGTGGATGACCTGGCGCAGGCGACGCGTGTTCGCCGTGGTCTGGTCGCCCAGCTCGCGGATCGTTCCCTCATCGGGGCCGGCCAGCGTATTGGGGAAGGCCGTGTGGGCCGGTGCCGAGAAGCCGTAGTACTTGGCGGGGGTGCCACCATCGGCCGAGTAGAACGTGACGTCGCGGGTGCCGCGACCCAGGTACAGCACGGCCTCGGGGGCCATGTCGTACTCGACGCCGTCAGCAACGATGGTGCCCTGGGCGCCGACGTTTACGAAACCGATCTCGCGGTGCTCGAGGAAGAACTCCGAACGGATCTCGGGCACGGCCTCAAGCTTGAGCGGTGCATCGGTGGGGACTGCGCCCACTGCGACGATGCGGTCGTAGTGCGTGGCAAAGGTGCGGGTCTCGCCGGGCACGAGCACTTTTTCGATGAGCAGGTGATCGCGCAGCTCCTGCTGCGAGAAACCAACGATCTGGTCGGGTCCGATTGGGCGAATCATGTTTGAAGCCATGAAATCCTCCTGGTAGTGATGTGGGTGTTAGTTGAGCAGCCCGGCCATGCGAGGCAGCCAGAGTGAAATCTCGGGGACGAAAACGATCACGAACAGCATCACGATGAGTGCGAGCATGAACGGCATCAGCTTCACGATGACCGGCTCGAGGCGCACCTTGGCGACTTGCGCGCCGACAAAGAGCACCGGGGCCGATGGCGGGGATATCACCGCGATCGACAGGTTGAAGACCATGATGATGCCGAAGTGCACCGGATCGATACCGTATGACACCGCAATGGGCAAGAAGATCGGCACGAAGATCAGCATCGCGGGCGTGGGGTCGAGCGGAATGCCGATGAGGAGCAGGATGCCCATCATGATCAGCATCACGATGACCTTCGAGTCGGTCCAGCCGAAGAGACCGTCAGCGATGATCTGGGGGAGCCTTGAGTAGGTCATGACGTAACCCATGATCGAGGAGACCGCGATCAAGAAGATCACGATGGTGCTCGTGCGGCAGGCGTCGTACAGAATCTTGCCGAGATCGCGCAGGCCGATCGTGCGGTAGATGAAGGAAAGCAGCAGCGCGTAGACAACGGCGACGGCCGAGCCCTCGGTGGGGGTGAAGAAGCCGACGATGATGCCGCCGATGGCGACAACGATGAGACCGAGTGAGGGGAGCGCCTTGAGGAACGTGGTGAAGAATACGTTCCAGCCGGGGAAGCTGGTGCCCTTGAGCTCGGGGTGCTTGCGTGCGTACAGCGCAATGATGAACGCACAGGTCGCGGCCCAGAGCAGACCGGGGATGTAGCCGGCCATGAACAGTGCACCGATGGAGGTGCCGCCCGCGGCGAGCGAGTAAATGATGAGCGTGTTGCTCGGGGGAATGAGCATGCCTGCGGGGGCCGAGGCAACGTTGGCGGCTGCCGACATCGAACGGTCGTAGCCTTCCTTGCGCATCATCGGGCTCACGGTTGAACCGACGGCGGCGGCGGTGGCCACGGCCGAACCTGACACGGCACCGAAGATCGTGTTGGCCACGACGGTGGTCTGCATCAGTGATGCGGGGGCGCGGCCGACAAGCACGCGAGCGAAGTTAATCAGCCGCTCGGCGATACCGCCGTTATTCATAATGACGCCGGCAAGCACAAAGAAGGGGATAGCGAGCAGTGCGAACGAGTTGGTGCCGCGCAGCATTTGCTGGGCCGAGGTGATGGCGCCGCGATCGAAACCGGCGACGAGGAACATGCAGACTGCCGAGGGCAGACCGATGGAGACAGATACGGGGGCGCCGAGCGCGAGCAGCACAACCATGCCGCCGAGCAGTACGAGCCCGATGATGAGCGGATCAACCATTAGCAGGGAGCCCCAATTCCTGTGTTACTGCCTCAAGCTCGTCGTCGACGACCCTGTGACCCGGGTAGCTCTTCGAGAGCGTCCCTACGATGTGAAGAATGACGTAGAACGTCAGCAGTACGCCCGAAACGGGCAGCGCGAGGCTGAGCTGACCCTGCGTGAACGGCAGCAGCGGGTTCGTCTGCGTCCATGACATGGCCGACTGCATGTAGCCGCCGTAGAGCATGACGTACACAACAAACGCGAGCACTGCGAAGTACGCGAGCAGATCGACGTAGCGCTGAATCGCGCGGGGAAGCTTCTCGACGACGAAGTCCATGACCACATCTGCCTTTTCACCCACGGCGACACTGATGCCGATGAGGCTGAGCCATACGAAGGCGTAGCGGGCTGCTTCTTCACTCCAGGCGCTCGGGCTGTGGAGTACCAGGCGGGTGAATACCTGCCACACCACCAGCAGCACCAGCAGTGCAAACAGGGCGATGCAGAGGGCTCGTAGAGCTCTATCTAGCCAAAGGCGGAATATGGTCATGGACGTTCCTCGATTACGAAAAGCTCGAAATTACTTGGCGGCAGCGATGGCGTCGTAGATGGTCTGCGTCGTCTCGGTGGTCAGCATCTCCTTGTGGAGAGGCAGAACCTCCTTCTTGAACGCTTCAACGTCGGTCTCAACGAACGTGGCGCCACCCTCTTCTGCGCGCTTCTTCGCATCGCTGACTGCGGTGTCGAAGGCCGCGAGCTGCACGTCGACCGACTCGTCGAGCAGAGTCTCAAAGATCTCGCGTGACTCTTCGTCCATGTCGGCGATGACCTTGGGGTTGCCCACCAGGTAATCGGGCATCATGAGGTGCTTGGTGTACGAGTACACGGGGGCGATCTCGTAGTGCGACATGGTGCCGTAGATCAGCTCGTTGTTCTCGCCGCCGTCGAGCACGCCCGACTGCATTGCGGTGTAGACCTCATCCTGGGCCATCGGAGTGCCGACGCCACCCATGAGCTCCATCAGGCGCACGTTGGTGGGCGAGCCGATGACGCGAATCTTCTGGCCAGCGAGGTCTGCGGGCTTCTCAACGGCCTTGCTCGAGTAGACGTTGCGCACGCCACCGTGAACGGCAGCCAGAATCTCGATGTCTTGATCGAGCAGGGTGTCGTAGAGGTCGCCGACGATCTCAGGATCGTTGAGCACCTCCATCTGGTGCTCGGGTGACTCGTAGATGTAGGGCAGGTTCACGACCGAGAAGTCAGGGTTGAAGCTCTCAAGCAGTGAGCCAGCGATGAAGGCGAGATCGATGGTGCCCGACTGGACCTGCTCGATGGAGGCCTCCTGCGAGCCCAGCGTGCCATCGGCGAACAGTTCGAGCTTGTACTTGCCGTCGGTCTGCTCTTCGAGCTTGTCTGACAGATCAAGGATGGCCTCGGCCTGGGGGTGCGTGGGGGACTGGTTGAACGCAACACGGAAGACGGTCGTGTCGGCGCTGTCGCCGCCCGCTCCGTTGCTGCTGCAACCGGTCATTCCGAGTGCGAGTGCAGCAACTGCCGCGATCGCGAAAGCTGCAAAGGCACGCTTATTCATTCGTTTTCTCCTCATTGAGTAATTCGCGGGGATCTGGAGCAAAGCATCAGATAGGGACACAGTACATGAAAATGGAACCAAGTTCCAATTAGTGATACTGTGAGTGGAACAGTGTTCCATGATTGCACAACTTTGGACGCTGCTTGGACTGTTTTGCTCAGAGAAGAGAGAAATACGATGGCACGTGAGAATTATGCAGGTGGCGGTCGCGCAGCCCAGTACATCGGTGACGGTGATATGCGTGTGGTGGATCAGCCCGTTCCCACCCCCGGCCCCGGCCAGGTACGCATCAAGGTTGCATTCTGCGGTATCTGCGGCACCGATCTGCACATCTTGCACGGCAACATGGACTCGCGCGTCGAAACGCCGCAGGCCATCGGCCACGAGATGAGCGGCACCATCGACGCCGTGGGTGAGGGCGTCACCGCACTCGCTCCCGGCGCCGGCGTCACCGTGATGCCGCTCGACTGGTGTGGCACCTGCCCGGCGTGTGAAGCCGGTCACCAGCACATCTGCCAGAACCTCGACTTCGTGGGTATCGAAACGACCGGCGCAATGCAGCAGTTCTGGGTCGTCCCCGAATCGCTCGTTGTGCCGCTGCCCGAGGGCCTCGCGCTCGACCACGCCGCGCTCATCGAGCCGCTCGCTGTCGCCGCACACGATGTGCGACGCTCACGCCTCACCGCGGGCGAAACCGCCGTCATCGTCGGCGGTGGCCCGATCGGTCAGCTCATCTCGCTCGTGGCACAGGGCACGGGCGCTCGCGTCATTCTGGCCGAGCCCAACGCCGACCGCCGCGCTTTCGCCGAGCGCAACGGCGCCCAGGTCGTCAACCCGGTCGAAGAGAACCTCGCCGCCATCGTTGAAGCTGAAACGGGCGGCGCAGGCGCCGACGTCGTCTTCGAGGTCGCCGGCATCGCCGCGACCGCGCTCGAAGCGCCCCGCTTGGCACGCACCCGCGGCCGCGTCGTCATGGTCGCAATCCACGCCCAGCCGGTGCCCATCGACCTGCACCGTGTGTTCTGGCGCGAGCTCGAACTGATCGGCGCCCGCGTCTACGAACGCGAAGACTTCGAACGCGCCATCGAGCTGCTGGCCAGCGGCCACGTGCCCGCAGACGAGCTCATCACCCGCAAGGTGCCGCTCGCCGAGACCAAGACGGCCTTCAACGATCTCACCGATGCACGAGCACTGAAGGTGCTCATCGACGTACAGAACTAGCACGAAACAAGGAGACACAGAAGTCATGAATGAACTGTTCAACCTCACCGGCCTCACCGCAGTCGTCACCGGCGCACGCCGCGGCATCGGCTTCGCCATCGCTGAAGCACTCGCCGCTGCAGGCGCCGACATCATCGCCGCCTCGGCCACGCAGGAGCTTGAGGGCAGCGCCATCGAGAAGCGCGTGCGCGAACTCGGCCGCAACTTTGAAGCACACGCCGTTGATTTCAAGAGCCGCGAGGCCGTGCTGGCCTTCGCTGATCTCGTGAGCGACCGCGCCGACATTCTGGTCAACAACGCGGGCACGATTCGCCGCGCCCCCGCAGCCGAGCACCCCCTCGAGTGGTGGGACGAAGTGATCGACGTCAACCTCGACAGCCAGTTCGTGCTCACGCAGAGCATCGGCAAGAAGATGATCGAGCGCGGCAGCGGCAAGGTCATCTTCACCGCAAGCCTGCTGAGCTTCCAGGGTGGCATCAACGTTCCCGGCTACACCGCAGCAAAGTCGGCCATCCTCGGCCTGACGCGCGCACTCTCGAACGAGTGGGCCGCCAGCGGCGTCACCGTGAACGCGATCGCCCCCGGCTACATCGCCACCGACAACACCGAGGCCCTGCGCGATGACGCAGCCCGCTCGGCATCGATCCTCGAGCGCATCCCCGCGGGTCGCTGGGGCGAAGCCTCAGACCTCGGCGGTGCCGCAGTGTTCCTCGCGAGCCGCGCAGCCGACTACGTCACCGGCACGGTGCTGCCGGTCGATGGCGGATGGCTCGGCCGTTGAGCGCCGCAGCACGCAGCGTCTTCGACTTTCAGGTCGTTCCGCTCGCCGCGATCTCAGACCTTGACCGGGTGGCGGTCGTCGGCGACGGCCTCGTCGCGGGCGGGCTGCCCGTGGTCGAGGTGGCGCTTCGCGGCGACCTCGGTCTCGCGGCCCTCGAACAGTTCGCCAATCGCGGCGACCTGACGGTGGGCGCAGGCACCGTGCTGAGCGTCGACCAAGCCCGCAAGGTGCTCGACCTGGGCGCCTCGTTCGTCGTCACCCCGGGGCTCGACCCCGAGGTTGTGAAGTTTGTGCAGGATGCGGGGGTGCCGATCATTCCCGGCACGCTCACCCCGTCTGAAATTCAGGCTGCACGCGCGATGGGCCTGCACAAGGTCAAGCTGTTCCCCGCGGGTAACTTCGGTGGCCTGAACCTGATTAAGGCCTACGCCGGCGTCTTTCGCGACATGCAGTTCATGCCGTCTGGCGGCGTGAACCCCGCCACGGTGGCCGACTACCTGGCGCACCCCTCGGTGTTTGCCGCCAGTGGTAGCTGGATCGTTGAAGCCCCCAGCGTTGATGAGATTGCGGCGCTCGCTGCGCAAATTGGAAACGGAACCGCCTAATGTCCCTCCCCACGCTTCACGACGTCCTCACACTGGGCGAGAGCCTCGCGCTCATTACCGCGGCCGAAAACGGCAAGCTGCGCCGCGGGAGTGCACTCGAGCTCTCCTTTGGCGGGGCCGAAAGTAACGTCGCCATCGGGGTTTCGCGCCTCGGCGGTAACTCGGCCTGGATGGGACGCCTGGGGCGTGACGCGATCGGTGAGCTGATTCTTCGCGAGCTTCGTGCCGAATGCGTCACGACGTACGAATCCCGCGATGACGAGGTGCCCACCGCGCTGATGGTGAAGGAGCGACCCTTCCCCGGCCAGAGCCGACTCGCGTACTACCGTCGTGGGCAGGCCGGCAGCCAGCTGAGCCCCGCCGCAATCGATGAGCAGGCCATCGCTTCGGCGCAGGTGCTGCACATCACCGGCATCACCGCTGGCCTAGGCGAGGTGCCCACGAGCGCCCTGCACGCGGCGATTGATGCCGCCCAGGCCGCGGGCCGCACCGTCTCCTTCGACGTGAACCACCGCTCAACGCTGTGGAAGAGCGGCGAAGAAGCCGGTGCAGTGTACCGCGAAATCGCCAAGCGCGTGAACCTCATCTTTGCGGGTGAGGACGAGGCCGAACTGCTGGTCGGTGAGACCGACGTCGATCGCCAGATCGACGCGCTCTTCGCGCTCGGCGAGGCCTCGATCGTCGTCATCAAGCTGGGTGACGAGGGCGCGGTGGCGGCCACCCGTGAGGGCGAGCGGCTGCGCATGCCCGCCACTAAAATCAGCGTGGTCGACACGGTGGGCGCGGGCGACGCGTTCGTGGCCGGTTGGTTGGCCGAGCACGTGCAGGGCAAGGGGCTGCAGGAGTGCCTCGACACCGCGGTAGCCTGCGGGGCCTTCGCATGCACCGGCCTGGGCGACTGGGAGTCGCTGCCGACCCGCGACGAACTCGCGTGGTTGAACGCGGGCGACGCCGACCCCGTCATGCGGTAACTTCACTGCGTGACTGCGTAGGCAGCACAAACACTTCGCCCCGGCGACATCTAAAGATGTCACCGGGGCGAAGTGCGTTTCTTACTTCTTGCCGCGTGCGAGTTTCGACGGCCACCACAGCGTGCGACCGATATCGGTCGCGAGCGCGGGCACCAGTAGCGAGCGCACGATGAACGTGTCAAGCAGCACACCAAACGCCACGATGAACGCGATCTGGGCGAGGAACAGAATCGGAATCACCGCGAGCGCCGCAAATGTCGCCGCGAGCACGAGCCCGGCCGAGGTGATGACCCCGCCCGTGATGGTGAGGCCGCGACCGATGCCCTCGCGGGTGCCGTGCTCGAGGGATTCCTCGCGCACCCGGGTCATCAAGAAGATGTTGTAGTCGATGCCCAACGCCACCAAGAACACGAACCCATACAGCGGCACCGCCGGGTCTGCGCCGGGGAAGTGGAAGACGTGGGTGAACACGAGCGCGGCCACCCCCAGCGCCGTGCCAAACGACAGCACGGTCGTGGCCACCAAAATGAGCGGGGCCACGATCGAGCGCAGCAACAGCATCAAGATCAGCGTGATCACGAGCAGCACCACCGGAATAATCAGGGTGCGGTCGTGAATCGAGGCATCGTTGGTGTCAATCGCGGTCGCGGTGACGCCGCCCACGACGGCCGAGGTGCCGGCGAGGTCGCTGCGCAGCTCGCGCACGGTCTGCTCGGCCGCTGACGAATCTGCGGCATCGAGCAGGGTGGCCTGCAGCAGCACGTCGCCCGCGGCGACGGTGGGCTGCGGGGCCGGGGTGCCGGGCGGCCCAAACGCGGTAATGCCATCGACTGTGATGGGGGCCGTGCCGCTGGGGGAGTCTGCCGCGGTGACGCTGACGCCGTCAACGCCTGCGGTGTTCAGCAGCAGATCGGCGACCTGCTGCAGCTCAGATTCTTCGGTCAGTACATACACGGGGCTGCCCGATCCGCCGGGAAAATGCTCGCCCAGCGCCTGCTGGCCGTCGCGCGCCTCGCTCGCGCCGAGCACGAGGTCTGACTGCGGCACCCCGGTGGCATCGAGCTGCGACGCCCCGGCAACCCCGGCAATAAGCACCAAGACCGTGACGATCCAAATGGGGCGAGGGTGGGCGCGAATCTTCTTCGCGAGCGTGGCCCACGCGCCGCGCGGGCTCGCCTGCTCGGCGGCCACCTGATCCGGATCAAAGCGGGGTCGTCGCGGCCAAAATGCGGCGCGGCCAAACAAGAACAGCAGCGCGGGCAGCAGGGTGAGGGCGGCGAGCATCGCGAACACGATGCCGACCGCAGCGACCGGGCCCAGCGAACTGTTCGACTTGAGGTCTGAGAGCAGCAGGCACAGCAGGCCAGCGATCACCGTTCCGCCCGAAGCCAGAATGGGTTCGATCGAGCCGCGCAGCGCCTGCCTCGTGGCCTGGCCGCGATCGGCCATGACGCGCAACTCTTCGCGGTAGCGGGCCACATAGAGCAGCGAGTAGTCGGTGGCGGCGCCGATGACGAGAATGAACAGGATGCCCTGGGTCTGCCCCGAGAGCATAAACAGGCCCCATTTGGCGAGCCACCAGTTGACGAGCAGCGCGACCGTCAGCGCCATTACGCTCGTGATGAGCACCGCGACGGGCAAGAGCAGCGAGCGGTACACGATCACCAAAATGATGAGCACGGCGAGCAGCGTGACGCCAAGCAGAATGCCGTCGATGCCCGCGAACCCGTTGACCAGGTCGGCGGTGAATCCGGCGGGGCCGGTGACGTACACGTCGACGCCCGGCGGGGCAGCCTGACGCAGTTCGTCGCCGATGGCCGCGACCGTTTCATCAACGGGTTCAGACCCGTCGATCGGCACAAACGCCTGCGCGGCCAACCCATCTTCAGAGGGGATCAGCGGCGAGAGATCGGCGCCGATGCCGGGGACGGTATCGGGTAGCGCCGCGACCGCGTCGGTGAGCTCAGCGAGTTCGCTGTCACTGAGGGGTGTTTCGCTCGCGGCCACGACGAC
It encodes:
- a CDS encoding TRAP transporter large permease, which encodes MVDPLIIGLVLLGGMVVLLALGAPVSVSIGLPSAVCMFLVAGFDRGAITSAQQMLRGTNSFALLAIPFFVLAGVIMNNGGIAERLINFARVLVGRAPASLMQTTVVANTIFGAVSGSAVATAAAVGSTVSPMMRKEGYDRSMSAAANVASAPAGMLIPPSNTLIIYSLAAGGTSIGALFMAGYIPGLLWAATCAFIIALYARKHPELKGTSFPGWNVFFTTFLKALPSLGLIVVAIGGIIVGFFTPTEGSAVAVVYALLLSFIYRTIGLRDLGKILYDACRTSTIVIFLIAVSSIMGYVMTYSRLPQIIADGLFGWTDSKVIVMLIMMGILLLIGIPLDPTPAMLIFVPIFLPIAVSYGIDPVHFGIIMVFNLSIAVISPPSAPVLFVGAQVAKVRLEPVIVKLMPFMLALIVMLFVIVFVPEISLWLPRMAGLLN
- a CDS encoding MMPL family transporter — translated: MTPQHTKEIHSSVPPQHAERRRRGWGWTRIVVPALLILLWVGAGSIGGPYFGKVSEVSSNDQTTYLPSSADATQVQERLADFRDSEAIPAVVVAASETPLSDSELAELTDAVAALPDTVPGIGADLSPLIPSEDGLAAQAFVPIDGSEPVDETVAAIGDELRQAAPPGVDVYVTGPAGFTADLVNGFAGIDGILLGVTLLAVLIILVIVYRSLLLPVAVLITSVMALTVALLVNWWLAKWGLFMLSGQTQGILFILVIGAATDYSLLYVARYREELRVMADRGQATRQALRGSIEPILASGGTVIAGLLCLLLSDLKSNSSLGPVAAVGIVFAMLAALTLLPALLFLFGRAAFWPRRPRFDPDQVAAEQASPRGAWATLAKKIRAHPRPIWIVTVLVLIAGVAGASQLDATGVPQSDLVLGASEARDGQQALGEHFPGGSGSPVYVLTEESELQQVADLLLNTAGVDGVSVTAADSPSGTAPITVDGITAFGPPGTPAPQPTVAAGDVLLQATLLDAADSSAAEQTVRELRSDLAGTSAVVGGVTATAIDTNDASIHDRTLIIPVVLLVITLILMLLLRSIVAPLILVATTVLSFGTALGVAALVFTHVFHFPGADPAVPLYGFVFLVALGIDYNIFLMTRVREESLEHGTREGIGRGLTITGGVITSAGLVLAATFAALAVIPILFLAQIAFIVAFGVLLDTFIVRSLLVPALATDIGRTLWWPSKLARGKK
- a CDS encoding zinc-dependent alcohol dehydrogenase; protein product: MARENYAGGGRAAQYIGDGDMRVVDQPVPTPGPGQVRIKVAFCGICGTDLHILHGNMDSRVETPQAIGHEMSGTIDAVGEGVTALAPGAGVTVMPLDWCGTCPACEAGHQHICQNLDFVGIETTGAMQQFWVVPESLVVPLPEGLALDHAALIEPLAVAAHDVRRSRLTAGETAVIVGGGPIGQLISLVAQGTGARVILAEPNADRRAFAERNGAQVVNPVEENLAAIVEAETGGAGADVVFEVAGIAATALEAPRLARTRGRVVMVAIHAQPVPIDLHRVFWRELELIGARVYEREDFERAIELLASGHVPADELITRKVPLAETKTAFNDLTDARALKVLIDVQN
- a CDS encoding TRAP transporter substrate-binding protein encodes the protein MNKRAFAAFAIAAVAALALGMTGCSSNGAGGDSADTTVFRVAFNQSPTHPQAEAILDLSDKLEEQTDGKYKLELFADGTLGSQEASIEQVQSGTIDLAFIAGSLLESFNPDFSVVNLPYIYESPEHQMEVLNDPEIVGDLYDTLLDQDIEILAAVHGGVRNVYSSKAVEKPADLAGQKIRVIGSPTNVRLMELMGGVGTPMAQDEVYTAMQSGVLDGGENNELIYGTMSHYEIAPVYSYTKHLMMPDYLVGNPKVIADMDEESREIFETLLDESVDVQLAAFDTAVSDAKKRAEEGGATFVETDVEAFKKEVLPLHKEMLTTETTQTIYDAIAAAK
- a CDS encoding SDR family oxidoreductase, whose product is MNELFNLTGLTAVVTGARRGIGFAIAEALAAAGADIIAASATQELEGSAIEKRVRELGRNFEAHAVDFKSREAVLAFADLVSDRADILVNNAGTIRRAPAAEHPLEWWDEVIDVNLDSQFVLTQSIGKKMIERGSGKVIFTASLLSFQGGINVPGYTAAKSAILGLTRALSNEWAASGVTVNAIAPGYIATDNTEALRDDAARSASILERIPAGRWGEASDLGGAAVFLASRAADYVTGTVLPVDGGWLGR
- a CDS encoding TRAP transporter small permease — its product is MTIFRLWLDRALRALCIALFALLVLLVVWQVFTRLVLHSPSAWSEEAARYAFVWLSLIGISVAVGEKADVVMDFVVEKLPRAIQRYVDLLAYFAVLAFVVYVMLYGGYMQSAMSWTQTNPLLPFTQGQLSLALPVSGVLLTFYVILHIVGTLSKSYPGHRVVDDELEAVTQELGLPANG
- the eda gene encoding bifunctional 4-hydroxy-2-oxoglutarate aldolase/2-dehydro-3-deoxy-phosphogluconate aldolase → MSAAARSVFDFQVVPLAAISDLDRVAVVGDGLVAGGLPVVEVALRGDLGLAALEQFANRGDLTVGAGTVLSVDQARKVLDLGASFVVTPGLDPEVVKFVQDAGVPIIPGTLTPSEIQAARAMGLHKVKLFPAGNFGGLNLIKAYAGVFRDMQFMPSGGVNPATVADYLAHPSVFAASGSWIVEAPSVDEIAALAAQIGNGTA
- a CDS encoding IclR family transcriptional regulator, whose protein sequence is MPETAKPAAQSAGQKTLAVLEAALLNERFTDIVDTAQLPKSTVHRLLAFLVESEFITGDATDGYHAGRRFMTLAGRALSKLDIAALAQPIVDRLVADVDCTVHVGAVTGDEMVYLIRTDSSKPYRMRSRVGLAIPMHSTGMGKATMAYREEEFVRAYAERTGLPARTDATYTDVELLLEELARVNSRGYALDLGENEIGTVCVSAPIFNHRGEAAYGMSVSSILLEHPGTSIERLAPQAVAAANEISRLLGARI
- the kduI gene encoding 5-dehydro-4-deoxy-D-glucuronate isomerase; amino-acid sequence: MASNMIRPIGPDQIVGFSQQELRDHLLIEKVLVPGETRTFATHYDRIVAVGAVPTDAPLKLEAVPEIRSEFFLEHREIGFVNVGAQGTIVADGVEYDMAPEAVLYLGRGTRDVTFYSADGGTPAKYYGFSAPAHTAFPNTLAGPDEGTIRELGDQTTANTRRLRQVIHENGIRSCQIVMGVTRLQAGSMWNTMPAHTHERRTEFYLYFDVPANERVVHLMGEPEETRHMMVASEQLVMSPSWSIHSGVGTQAYAFVWAMAGENQSFDDMDHVQISEMV
- a CDS encoding sugar kinase gives rise to the protein MSLPTLHDVLTLGESLALITAAENGKLRRGSALELSFGGAESNVAIGVSRLGGNSAWMGRLGRDAIGELILRELRAECVTTYESRDDEVPTALMVKERPFPGQSRLAYYRRGQAGSQLSPAAIDEQAIASAQVLHITGITAGLGEVPTSALHAAIDAAQAAGRTVSFDVNHRSTLWKSGEEAGAVYREIAKRVNLIFAGEDEAELLVGETDVDRQIDALFALGEASIVVIKLGDEGAVAATREGERLRMPATKISVVDTVGAGDAFVAGWLAEHVQGKGLQECLDTAVACGAFACTGLGDWESLPTRDELAWLNAGDADPVMR